Proteins from a single region of Primulina tabacum isolate GXHZ01 chromosome 5, ASM2559414v2, whole genome shotgun sequence:
- the LOC142547464 gene encoding la-related protein 6B isoform X1 has translation MDQRKDSETLASTSKLNAKAPEFVPRSAVSNPALRVLQIYAPPPPPLLPPPYYAYDNHLSVQNFNQKNTVPFYGNVRPVSFTESREDRNVAATSTKNGLPDSHQKVLNQVEFYFSDINLATTDQLFRLMCKDQEAYVPLSFVASFKKIKNGISGSSQLASILRNSKKLVVSEDGKKVKRQHPLTELDMEELQSRIVIAENLPEEHSHQNLMKIFSSVGSVKSIRTCPPLHPNGGASSASRIGKGDAMHFSSKFHAFVEYESTEVAEKAVVELTDEGNWRNGLKIRLLKNVLKSVQVRARRVGHDVQPIAKKDEEEVPEIQQLEENNLEDSLQQSDAQFTELQGEDNICGNPHGKGPNSVGGKGKGKGMGRGRAHHPMNCGSLSGPPPPPPPPPLEMSIPTERLVVAKVSPVPRMPDGTRGFSMGRGKAVAINVL, from the exons ATGGATCAGCGGAAGGATTCCGAAACCCTAGCCTCAACATCGAAGCTCAATGCGAAGGCTCCTGAATTTGTCCCGCGGTCCGCTGTATCCAACCCAGCGCTGCGGGTGTTGCAGATTTACGCGCCTCCGCCGCCGCCGCTCCTGCCGCCGCCTTACTATGCATACGATAACCACTTATCTGTCCAGAACTTTAACCAGAAAAATACCGTCCCCTTTTATGGAAACGTTCGCCCAGTGAGTTTCACCGAGTCGAGGGAAGATCGCAATGTTGCTGCAACTTCCACGAAAAATGGATTGCCAGATTCTCATCAGAAAGTTCTCAATCAG GTGGAATTTTATTTCAGTGATATCAATCTGGCCACAACTGATCAGTTATTTAGGCTTATGTGCAAAGATCAGGAAGCATATG TACCACTGTCATTTGTTGCGTCTTTCAAGAAGATAAAAAATGGAATCAGTGGTAGCTCTCAGCTTGCTAGTATATTGAGGAATTCCAAAAAACTG GTGGTTAGTGAAGATGGCAAAAAGGTTAAACGCCAGCATCCACTAACTGAGCTTGATATGGAAGAGCTTCAA TCCCGCATAGTCATTGCTGAAAATTTACCCGAGGAACATTCTCATCAAAACCTCATGAAGATTTTCTCATCTGTGGGGAG TGTGAAATCAATTCGTACCTGTCCTCCTCTGCATCCTAATGGTGGCGCGTCTTCTGCCTCTAGAATAGGAAAAGGGGATGCCATGCATTTCAGCAGCAAG TTTCATGCTTTTGTGGAGTACGAATCTACTGAAGTAGCAGAAAAAGCG GTAGTTGAATTGACAGACGAGGGGAATTGGAGGAATGGTCTTAAAATTCGTTTGTTAAAAAATGTG CTAAAATCTGTTCAGGTGCGAGCTAGGAGAGTTGGTCATGATGTTCAACCCATTGCTAAGAAAGATGAAGAAGAAGTGCCTGAGATACAGCAGTTGGAggaaaataatttggaagattcTTTGCAACAATCTGATGCCCAATTTACCGAGCTTCAA GGCGAGGATAATATTTGCGGTAATCCTCATGGGAAAGGGCCAAATAGTGTTGGTGGCAAAGGCAAGGGAAAGGGGATGGGACGTGGGCGTGCTCATCATCCCATGAATTGTGGTAGCCTATCCggacctccacctccacctccacctccacctttGGAAATGTCCATTCCAACTGAGAGGCTTGTTGTAGCTAAAGTATCTCCTGTTCCCCGGATGCCTGATGGTACTAGAGGATTTTCTATGGGTCGAGGAAAGGCAGTAGCTATTAATGTACTGTAG
- the LOC142547465 gene encoding putative uridine nucleosidase 2: MEQRKKIIIDTDPGIDDAMAIFLALQSPEIEVIGLTTIYGNVYTTLATRNALHLLEIAGRTDIPVSEGSHVTLTKGTKLRIADFVHGTDGLGNQNFPPPKGKPTEQSATEFLVQKASLYPGQVTVVALGPLTNIALAIQSDPAFVKNIGQIVLLGGAFAVNGNVNPAAEANIFGDPDAADVVFTSGADVLAVGINVTHQVILTDSDRDMLAETNAKFAKYLCKILDVYFSYHHEAYSNKGVYLHDPTALLAAVDPSLFTYTEGVVRVQTIGITRGLTLFYNRQKRFEEVTEWCDKPMVKVAVTVDAPTVVKMVMERLIHS, from the exons ATGGAGCAACGCAAGAAGATCATCATTGACACGGATCCAGGAATCG ATGATGCTATGGCGATATTTTTAGCGTTGCAATCACCGGAAATTGAAGTGATTGGGCTAACTACTATTTATGGCAACGTGTACACCACTCTGGCTACCAGAAATGCTTTGCATTTG TTGGAGATTGCGGGGAGGACAGATATTCCTGTTTCTGAAGGATCTCATGTGACGCTAACT AAAGGTACAAAACTTCGAATTGCTGATTTCGTCCATGGCACTGATGGATTGGGCAATCAAAACTTTCCTCCACCTAAAGGAAAGCCAACTGAGCAGTCTGCGACAGAATTCCTTGTTCAAAAAGCTAGTCTTTATCCTGGGCAAGTCACCGTGGTGGCCTTGGGTCCACTAACAAATATTGCATTG GCTATTCAATCAGATCCTGCCTTTGTAAAAAATATTGGGCAAATAGTTCTTCTTGGTGGTGCATTTGCAGTAAATGGGAATGTTAACCCAGCAGCTGAGGCAAAT ATTTTTGGAGATCCCGACGCTGCAGATGTTGTATTCACAAGTGGAGCTGATGTCTTAGCTGTGGGGATTAATGTCACCCATCAAGTTATTTTAACTG ATTCTGATCGAGATATGCTGGCAGAAACGAATGCAAAATTCGCCAAGTATCTGTGCAAGAttttagatgtttatttttCTTATCATCATGAAGCCTACAGCAATAAAG GTGTTTACCTACACGACCCAACAGCTCTTCTTGCTGCTGTTGATCCTTCACTCTTCACCTACACAGAAGGAGTTGTCCGTGTCCAGACGATTGGCATCACAAGGGGTTTAACATTATTTTACAATAGACAGAAAAG GTTTGAAGAAGTTACAGAATGGTGTGATAAACCAATGGTGAAGGTTGCGGTTACAGTTGATGCTCCAACAGTGGTGAAAATGGTCATGGAACGGCTCATACATTCGTGA
- the LOC142547464 gene encoding la-related protein 6B isoform X2 translates to MDQRKDSETLASTSKLNAKAPEFVPRSAVSNPALRVLQIYAPPPPPLLPPPYYAYDNHLSVQNFNQKNTVPFYGNVRPVSFTESREDRNVAATSTKNGLPDSHQKVLNQVEFYFSDINLATTDQLFRLMCKDQEAYVPLSFVASFKKIKNGISGSSQLASILRNSKKLVVSEDGKKVKRQHPLTELDMEELQSRIVIAENLPEEHSHQNLMKIFSSVGSVKSIRTCPPLHPNGGASSASRIGKGDAMHFSSKFHAFVEYESTEVAEKAVVELTDEGNWRNGLKIRLLKNVVRARRVGHDVQPIAKKDEEEVPEIQQLEENNLEDSLQQSDAQFTELQGEDNICGNPHGKGPNSVGGKGKGKGMGRGRAHHPMNCGSLSGPPPPPPPPPLEMSIPTERLVVAKVSPVPRMPDGTRGFSMGRGKAVAINVL, encoded by the exons ATGGATCAGCGGAAGGATTCCGAAACCCTAGCCTCAACATCGAAGCTCAATGCGAAGGCTCCTGAATTTGTCCCGCGGTCCGCTGTATCCAACCCAGCGCTGCGGGTGTTGCAGATTTACGCGCCTCCGCCGCCGCCGCTCCTGCCGCCGCCTTACTATGCATACGATAACCACTTATCTGTCCAGAACTTTAACCAGAAAAATACCGTCCCCTTTTATGGAAACGTTCGCCCAGTGAGTTTCACCGAGTCGAGGGAAGATCGCAATGTTGCTGCAACTTCCACGAAAAATGGATTGCCAGATTCTCATCAGAAAGTTCTCAATCAG GTGGAATTTTATTTCAGTGATATCAATCTGGCCACAACTGATCAGTTATTTAGGCTTATGTGCAAAGATCAGGAAGCATATG TACCACTGTCATTTGTTGCGTCTTTCAAGAAGATAAAAAATGGAATCAGTGGTAGCTCTCAGCTTGCTAGTATATTGAGGAATTCCAAAAAACTG GTGGTTAGTGAAGATGGCAAAAAGGTTAAACGCCAGCATCCACTAACTGAGCTTGATATGGAAGAGCTTCAA TCCCGCATAGTCATTGCTGAAAATTTACCCGAGGAACATTCTCATCAAAACCTCATGAAGATTTTCTCATCTGTGGGGAG TGTGAAATCAATTCGTACCTGTCCTCCTCTGCATCCTAATGGTGGCGCGTCTTCTGCCTCTAGAATAGGAAAAGGGGATGCCATGCATTTCAGCAGCAAG TTTCATGCTTTTGTGGAGTACGAATCTACTGAAGTAGCAGAAAAAGCG GTAGTTGAATTGACAGACGAGGGGAATTGGAGGAATGGTCTTAAAATTCGTTTGTTAAAAAATGTG GTGCGAGCTAGGAGAGTTGGTCATGATGTTCAACCCATTGCTAAGAAAGATGAAGAAGAAGTGCCTGAGATACAGCAGTTGGAggaaaataatttggaagattcTTTGCAACAATCTGATGCCCAATTTACCGAGCTTCAA GGCGAGGATAATATTTGCGGTAATCCTCATGGGAAAGGGCCAAATAGTGTTGGTGGCAAAGGCAAGGGAAAGGGGATGGGACGTGGGCGTGCTCATCATCCCATGAATTGTGGTAGCCTATCCggacctccacctccacctccacctccacctttGGAAATGTCCATTCCAACTGAGAGGCTTGTTGTAGCTAAAGTATCTCCTGTTCCCCGGATGCCTGATGGTACTAGAGGATTTTCTATGGGTCGAGGAAAGGCAGTAGCTATTAATGTACTGTAG